The following are encoded together in the Nymphaea colorata isolate Beijing-Zhang1983 chromosome 14, ASM883128v2, whole genome shotgun sequence genome:
- the LOC116267647 gene encoding 17.8 kDa class I heat shock protein-like produces the protein MEKRREKKNVKEEQIDTQIDWKETSEAHVFKAVKKEEVKVEIEGGCVLQISGEGSKEVEEKKDRWHQVESKEVEEKKDRWHQVERSQGKFLNRFPLPENAKVDQVRAEMEKKRRRKVHDLFGFARKGHV, from the coding sequence atggaaaaaagaagggagaagaagaacGTGAAAGAGGAACAAATCGACACTCAAATTGATTGGAAGGAGACGTCTGAAGCCCACGTCTTCAAAGCCGTCAAGAAAGAGGAGGTGAAGGTGGAGATCGAGGGAGGCTGCGTGCTTCAGATCAGCGGTGAAGGGAGCAAGGAGGTTGAGGAAAAGAAGGATCGCTGGCACCAAGTCGAGAGCAAGGAGGTTGAGGAAAAGAAGGATCGCTGGCACCAAGTCGAGCGTAGCCAGGGCAAGTTCCTCAACCGATTCCCACTGCCGGAGAACGCTAAAGTGGATCAGGTGAGGGCAGAAATGGAGAAGAAACGCCGCAGGAAAGTGCATGATCTTTTTGGTTTTGCACGAAAAGGGCATGTTTAA
- the LOC116267715 gene encoding geraniol 8-hydroxylase-like produces the protein MASLISDIIFGVCIVLACAYLFHVVSRKTSNLPPGPVGWPLVGSLLQLHGLPNEALARLSKQYGPLMSVWLGCKATVVVSSAEMAEEVMHRQNHVFSGKISLDAATAFGYDQHSFVLSQVGPRWRALRRMSNNEMFTPRRLDAMKGLREEKVGALIQHIREAAADGRAVDIGECAFSITQNLLACTLFSQDIADLSSELTPGGFKSLVYEMLEIFSKPNLCDFFPALRWIDPQGLRRRNGNALTRLYVILDQLIDEHLRAYEAAAAKGEAKKKEDFLDVLLELTRDPNSGFTRENIRPLLSDIFIAGSESSATTIEWAMTELLRHPDKMAAAQSELKKAIGAGSFVKESDIMHLPYLTAVMKETLRLHTPGPVLPRRADATTTLGGFTIPKHTPILINVWAINNDDTLWDKPTAFLPERFIESDVNFNGKHFQFMPFGAGKRICPGIPLASRTVLLVLASLINSFSWTPSNQVAPEELDVKAKFRLVLQKAAPLKAFPSPLKDM, from the exons ATGGCTTCACTCATCAGTGATATCATTTTTGGGGTCTGTATTGTATTGGCGTGCGCATACCTCTTCCATGTCGTTTCCCGTAAAACCAGCAACCTCCCACCGGGGCCGGTGGGTTGGCCGCTCGTCGGTTCCCTGTTGCAACTCCACGGCTTGCCAAACGAGGCACTCGCGAGGCTCTCTAAGCAGTACGGCCCACTAATGAGCGTGTGGCTGGGGTGCAAAGCCACCGTGGTCGTCTCCTCCGCCGAGATGGCCGAGGAAGTAATGCACCGGCAGAACCACGTGTTCTCCGGCAAAATCTCCCTGGACGCAGCCACGGCCTTTGGGTACGACCAGCACTCTTTTGTGCTCAGTCAAGTCGGGCCAAGATGGCGGGCGCTGCGAAGGATGTCCAACAACGAGATGTTCACGCCAAGGCGACTGGATGCAATGAAGGGCCTCCGGGAGGAGAAGGTCGGAGCCCTAATTCAGCACATTCGCGAGGCGGCCGCCGATGGGCGCGCGGTTGATATCGGCGAGTGCGCCTTCTCCATCACCCAGAACTTGCTGGCCTGCACCCTCTTCTCTCAAGACATTGCAGATCTCAGCTCGGAGTTAACACCGGGAGGTTTCAAGAGCCTCGTGTACGAGATGTTGGAAATATTCTCGAAGCCGAACCTCTGCGACTTTTTTCCGGCTCTCAGGTGGATCGATCCTCAGGGCCTCCGGCGACGCAACGGAAATGCTCTAACTCGATTGTACGTGATCCTCGATCAATTGATCGATGAACACTTGAGGGCGTATGAAGCTGCGGCCGCAAAAGGAGAAGCCAAGAAGAAGGAGGATTTTCTGGATGTGCTCCTGGAGCTCACTAGGGACCCAAACTCAGGATTCACCAGAGAAAACATCAGGCCCTTGTTATCA GACATCTTCATAGCCGGGAGTGAGAGTAGCGCTACCACCATAGAATGGGCAATGACAGAACTGCTTCGCCATCCAGACAAGATGGCTGCAGCCCAGTCCGAGCTAAAAAAAGCCATAGGTGCAGGCAGCTTTGTGAAAGAGTCCGACATCATGCACCTTCCTTACTTAACGGCGGTCATGAAGGAGACATTGAGGTTGCACACACCCGGACCAGTCCTACCACGAAGGGCAGATGCAACTACGACGTTAGGGGGCTTTACCATCCCTAAGCACACACCAATTCTTATAAATGTGTGGGCTATTAACAACGACGACACATTGTGGGATAAGCCCACCGCTTTTTTGCCAGAGAGGTTCATAGAATCGGATGTAAATTTCAATGGAAAGCATTTCCAGTTCATGCCATTTGGTGCTGGAAAGAGGATCTGCCCAGGCATTCCTCTAGCTTCCCGCACGGTTCTTCTGGTGTTGGCTTCTCTCATCAACTCATTTTCATGGACACCTTCCAACCAAGTAGCTCCGGAGGAACTTGATGTGAAGGCCAAGTTCAGGCTCGTACTACAGAAGGCAGCTCCTCTAAAAGCATTCCCTTCTCCATTAAAGGATATGTAG
- the LOC116267725 gene encoding geraniol 8-hydroxylase-like translates to MALLISDIIFGVCIVLACSYLFHVVSRKTSNLPPGPVGWPLVGSLLQLHGLPNEALARLSKQYGPLMSVWLGCKATVVVSSAEMAEEVMHRQNHVFSGKISLDAATAFGYDQHSFVLSQVGPRWRALRRMSNNEMFTPRRLDAMKGLREEKVGALIQHIREAAADGRAVDIGECAFSITQNLLACTLFSQDIADLSSELTPGGFKSLVYEMLEIFSKPNLCDFFPALRWIDPQGLRRRNGNALTRLYVILDQLIDEHLRAYEAAAAKGEAKKKEDFLDVLLELTRDPNSGFTRENIRPLLSDMFIAGSESSATTIEWAMTELLRHPDKMAAAQSELKQAIGAGSFVKESDIMHLPYLMAVMKETLRLHTPGPVVPRRADATTTLGGFTIPKHTPILINVWAINNDDTLWDKPTAFLPERFIESDVNFNGKHFQFMPFGAGKRICPGIPLASRTVLLVLASLINSFSWTPSNQVAPEELDVKAKFRLVLQKAAPLKAFPSPLKDM, encoded by the exons ATGGCTTTACTCATCAGTGATATCATTTTTGGGGTCTGTATTGTATTGGCGTGCTCATACCTCTTCCATGTCGTTTCCCGTAAAACCAGCAACCTCCCACCGGGGCCGGTGGGTTGGCCGCTCGTCGGTTCCCTGTTGCAACTCCACGGCTTGCCAAACGAGGCACTCGCGAGGCTCTCTAAGCAGTACGGCCCACTCATGAGCGTGTGGCTGGGGTGCAAAGCCACCGTGGTCGTCTCCTCCGCCGAGATGGCCGAGGAAGTAATGCACCGGCAGAACCACGTGTTCTCCGGCAAAATCTCCCTGGACGCAGCCACGGCCTTTGGGTACGACCAGCACTCTTTTGTGCTCAGTCAAGTCGGGCCAAGATGGCGGGCGCTGCGAAGGATGTCCAACAACGAGATGTTCACGCCAAGGCGACTGGATGCAATGAAGGGCCTCCGGGAGGAGAAGGTTGGAGCTCTAATTCAGCACATTCGCGAGGCGGCCGCCGATGGCCGCGCGGTTGATATCGGCGAGTGCGCCTTCTCCATCACCCAGAACTTGCTGGCCTGCACCCTCTTCTCTCAAGACATTGCAGATCTCAGCTCGGAGTTAACACCGGGAGGTTTCAAGAGCCTCGTGTACGAGATGTTGGAAATATTCTCGAAGCCGAACCTCTGCGACTTTTTTCCGGCTCTCAGGTGGATCGATCCTCAGGGCCTCCGGCGACGCAACGGAAATGCTCTAACTCGATTGTACGTGATCCTCGATCAATTGATCGATGAACACTTGAGGGCGTATGAAGCTGCGGCCGCAAAAGGAGAAGCCAAGAAGAAGGAGGATTTTCTGGATGTGCTCCTGGAGCTCACTAGGGACCCAAACTCAGGATTCACCAGAGAAAACATCAGGCCCTTGTTATCA GACATGTTCATAGCCGGCAGTGAGAGCAGCGCGACAACCATAGAATGGGCAATGACAGAACTGCTTCGCCATCCAGACAAAATGGCTGCAGCCCAGTCCGAGCTAAAACAAGCCATAGGCGCAGGCAGCTTTGTGAAAGAGTCCGACATCATGCACCTCCCTTACTTAATGGCTGTCATGAAGGAGACACTGAGGTTGCACACACCCGGACCAGTCGTACCACGAAGAGCAGATGCAACTACGACGTTAGGGGGCTTTACCATCCCTAAGCACACACCAATTCTTATAAATGTGTGGGCTATTAACAACGACGACACATTGTGGGATAAGCCCACCGCTTTTTTGCCAGAGAGGTTCATAGAATCGGATGTAAATTTCAATGGAAAGCATTTCCAGTTCATGCCATTTGGTGCTGGAAAGAGGATCTGCCCAGGCATTCCTCTAGCTTCCCGCACGGTTCTTCTGGTGTTGGCTTCTCTCATCAACTCATTTTCATGGACACCTTCCAACCAAGTAGCTCCGGAGGAACTTGATGTGAAGGCCAAGTTCAGGCTCGTACTACAGAAGGCAGCTCCTCTAAAAGCATTCCCTTCTCCATTAAAGGATATGTAG